From the genome of Geobacter sp. SVR, one region includes:
- a CDS encoding type 1 glutamine amidotransferase domain-containing protein: MKALFISADGFEDLELLVPFYRLKEAGLDIDVASAQSGAIKGKHGYEISVNRALDSVNPDEYGLLVLPGGKAPQKVRQEPKALEIARSFFERKKPVAAICHGPQILISAGVIRGRRATCYKEVAGELREAGVQYEDSPVVVDGNLVTSREPADLPDFLRETLKLIGM, translated from the coding sequence ATGAAGGCATTGTTCATCAGCGCGGACGGTTTCGAAGATCTGGAGCTGCTGGTGCCGTTCTACCGGTTGAAGGAAGCCGGTCTCGACATAGATGTCGCTTCGGCCCAGTCAGGTGCCATCAAGGGCAAACATGGCTACGAGATAAGCGTGAACAGGGCGCTGGACAGTGTCAACCCGGACGAATACGGCCTGCTGGTGCTGCCGGGGGGCAAGGCGCCGCAGAAAGTCCGTCAGGAACCCAAGGCACTGGAGATCGCCAGGAGTTTCTTCGAACGGAAAAAGCCGGTCGCCGCCATATGTCACGGTCCACAGATCCTGATCAGCGCCGGTGTCATCCGGGGGCGCCGGGCAACCTGTTACAAGGAGGTAGCCGGCGAGCTGCGCGAGGCGGGCGTGCAGTATGAGGACAGCCCGGTGGTGGTGGACGGCAACCTGGTGACCTCCCGTGAGCCTGCTGATCTGCCTGATTTCCTGCGCGAAACGCTTAAATTGATCGGGATGTAG
- a CDS encoding phage holin family protein yields MPNETLGELLGQLATKSATLMRDEIELAKQEARESLTAVAGGSLLIAIGAVVGFCAFLILCLAVVFALASRMPPGVAALVTGLALALAGGLLAVAGVARLKKTSLKPRKTIQTLKEGKQWLKERV; encoded by the coding sequence ATGCCCAATGAAACGCTGGGGGAATTGCTGGGGCAACTGGCCACCAAATCCGCCACCCTGATGAGGGATGAAATCGAGCTGGCAAAGCAGGAAGCGCGCGAGTCGCTGACAGCCGTTGCCGGCGGATCGCTCCTGATCGCCATAGGCGCGGTGGTCGGTTTTTGCGCTTTTCTGATCCTCTGCCTGGCCGTGGTCTTTGCCCTCGCTTCCCGCATGCCGCCGGGTGTGGCCGCGCTGGTGACCGGCCTGGCGCTCGCTCTGGCAGGGGGACTTCTGGCCGTGGCCGGCGTTGCCCGCCTCAAAAAAACAAGCCTGAAGCCGCGCAAGACGATTCAGACACTCAAGGAGGGCAAGCAATGGCTGAAAGAGAGGGTCTGA
- a CDS encoding sigma-54-dependent Fis family transcriptional regulator translates to MNEANCTPQAAAAPQAEEPLQTATAEVPAPSRESEMQCFYPELQVHQPPPEADDGELSWIRTGLFPSGDRYFALFDQAPTGYVAFDSCGIVTEINSVAARMLGSEQRLLLNTPFGDRVAGGEGGKIFSNHLARVLEQKCLLKCEIDLARIDGGVVRVQFQSVVLHDGADAVGILTSLTDVTVRRQEEESLLELDLRLKERSEELAREAEGRRCAEQALEEARAEIRSLKERFQAEEICLHRDMDREHDFGEIVGNSAAIKYVFFKIEQVAPQDTTILLLGETGTGKGVVAHAVHGRSSRRNRPLVTVNCTSLPSNLIESELFGREKGAFTGSTIRQMGRFELADGGTIFLDEIGDMPLELQTKLLRVIQDGEFERLGSPRTIKVNVRIIAASNRNLEEEIRAGRFREDLFYRLNVFPITIPPLRKRREDIPLLVDYFVTKFNKKTGKKIETVSKGTLDALHAYHWPGNVRELESVIERAVITSQGSMLQVLDHFEAVPDPVEAERDIKALDDLERDHILQVLRKTGWRIEGEHGAARLLGLNSSTLRGRMRKFGIKRQNMNDASFA, encoded by the coding sequence ATGAATGAGGCCAATTGCACTCCACAGGCGGCGGCAGCTCCCCAGGCGGAGGAACCTCTTCAGACGGCCACGGCAGAGGTGCCGGCGCCCTCGCGGGAGTCCGAAATGCAGTGCTTCTACCCCGAACTCCAGGTTCATCAGCCCCCACCGGAGGCGGATGACGGGGAGTTGAGCTGGATCAGGACCGGGCTGTTCCCCTCCGGCGACCGGTACTTCGCCCTGTTCGACCAGGCCCCCACCGGATATGTGGCCTTCGATTCCTGCGGCATCGTCACCGAGATAAATTCCGTTGCCGCGCGGATGCTGGGCAGCGAGCAGCGCTTGCTGCTGAACACCCCTTTCGGCGACCGTGTGGCAGGGGGAGAGGGGGGGAAGATCTTCTCGAACCATCTGGCCCGGGTACTTGAGCAGAAATGCCTGCTGAAGTGCGAGATCGACCTGGCACGAATCGACGGCGGTGTGGTCCGCGTCCAGTTCCAGAGCGTTGTCCTGCATGATGGCGCTGACGCCGTCGGCATCCTGACCTCCCTCACCGATGTTACTGTCCGCCGGCAAGAGGAGGAATCGCTGCTGGAGCTGGACCTGCGTCTGAAGGAACGTTCGGAGGAGCTTGCACGGGAAGCGGAGGGTCGCAGATGCGCGGAGCAGGCGCTCGAAGAGGCACGGGCCGAGATCAGGAGCCTGAAGGAACGCTTTCAGGCCGAAGAGATCTGCCTGCATCGGGACATGGACCGGGAGCATGATTTCGGGGAGATCGTCGGCAACAGCGCTGCCATCAAATATGTCTTTTTCAAGATCGAGCAGGTGGCGCCCCAGGACACGACCATTCTGCTGCTGGGGGAGACCGGCACCGGCAAGGGGGTGGTGGCCCACGCCGTGCATGGCCGGAGTTCCCGCAGAAACCGGCCGCTGGTCACGGTCAACTGTACCTCGCTGCCCTCGAACCTGATCGAGAGCGAGCTTTTCGGACGCGAGAAAGGGGCCTTTACCGGATCCACCATCCGGCAGATGGGGCGCTTCGAGCTTGCCGACGGCGGCACGATCTTTCTCGACGAGATCGGCGACATGCCGCTGGAGCTGCAGACCAAGCTGCTGCGCGTGATTCAGGACGGCGAGTTCGAGCGTCTGGGCAGCCCCCGCACCATCAAGGTCAATGTCCGGATCATTGCCGCCTCCAACCGCAACCTGGAGGAAGAGATCCGTGCCGGCCGATTCCGGGAGGACCTGTTCTACCGACTGAACGTATTCCCGATCACCATCCCGCCGCTGCGCAAGCGCAGGGAGGACATACCGCTGCTGGTCGATTATTTCGTGACCAAGTTCAACAAAAAAACCGGCAAGAAGATCGAAACGGTGTCAAAAGGCACCCTGGACGCACTGCATGCATACCACTGGCCCGGCAATGTTCGCGAACTGGAGAGCGTCATAGAGCGGGCGGTGATTACCAGCCAGGGAAGCATGCTGCAGGTGCTGGATCATTTCGAGGCCGTGCCGGACCCGGTGGAAGCGGAGCGCGATATCAAGGCGCTGGACGATCTTGAACGCGATCATATTCTTCAGGTGCTTCGGAAAACCGGCTGGCGCATAGAAGGGGAGCATGGAGCGGCACGGCTTCTGGGGCTCAACTCCAGTACCCTGCGCGGCCGGATGAGAAAATTCGGCATAAAACGACAAAACATGAACGACGCTTCGTTTGCCT
- a CDS encoding DUF3618 domain-containing protein → MAEREGLTPHGALPVRRSSDEIRLDIVTERQMLAETVDQLGTRLQEKLEWRSYIRRSPYMALGAAAGIGLLASALFRKSTPVERLVKSARKPLRKAQEQSLIKTILFGATARVATAWLENAVSEAVATRGQAAGSRAHSDLPEDAA, encoded by the coding sequence ATGGCTGAAAGAGAGGGTCTGACCCCCCACGGCGCACTACCGGTCCGGCGCAGTTCGGACGAGATCAGGCTGGATATCGTCACCGAACGGCAGATGCTCGCCGAGACGGTCGACCAACTCGGCACGCGTTTGCAGGAAAAGCTCGAATGGCGCAGTTACATACGGCGTTCCCCCTACATGGCCCTTGGTGCGGCGGCCGGAATCGGACTGCTTGCCTCGGCCCTGTTCAGGAAGAGCACGCCGGTGGAGCGCCTGGTGAAGTCTGCCAGAAAACCGTTGCGGAAGGCCCAGGAACAAAGTCTCATCAAAACTATCCTGTTCGGCGCTACCGCCAGGGTAGCGACGGCCTGGTTGGAAAATGCGGTTTCCGAGGCGGTTGCCACCAGAGGTCAAGCCGCTGGATCACGGGCGCACTCCGATCTGCCGGAGGACGCCGCGTAA